The nucleotide sequence ACCAACGCCCTCGGCTATCCTCGACAAACGAGCCTGTTTTAACATTGTATTTACTTAGTCCGTAACTGTCCCATAGCTTGAATTGATGCTTGCCGTATTGGACATACCCATCGGCATATTTCACCGCCACTTTTTTAAATGGAATCCAACCGAGAGAACGTCTAGCATTTTTTTTGTTACTGACACGCCATTTTAGCTTGGCTTTTTTAAATTGCTTTCTTCGAGTAACTAATTCTTCCGCAACTGCCTGTATGGTTTGGCTGTGCAAATTGCACTCTTTTGATGTACCTTTCGTGTATTTAGCAATATCGTAAGCTGAAAAGAATTGTTGTTTTCTTTGCAAGTGTTTAAAACACAAATCATTGACATAGTTCCAGACAAAATTAACTTCAGATGCCAATTGGTCTAGCACCTTGCAATGTTTGTCTTTTATGCGTAATTTAAGTGTCTTCATCACTAAAATATATTTGGTCTATGGATAATAGTCAAGAGATTAGAACAGGTCGTCACTGTGTTTTTAATATGCACGTTCATTTAGTCTTTGTGGCTAAATATCGTAGAGATGTTTTTACCAAAGCTATGCTCGAAACTATGAATGAAGTATTCAAGCGCATTTGCTTAGACTTTGAAGCTAAGTTGGTAGAATTTGATGGTGAGCATGATCATGTTCATTTACTTGTGAACTATCCACCAAAAGTAGCTATTTCTAGCTTGGTTAACAGCCTAAAAGGTGCATCTAGTCGTATTTTAAGAGGCGGATTCAAGCGGCAAGTGCAACAGTATAAAAACCAGCCATAACTTCACTCGGTGTATACCAACCTAGCGTTTTTCTAGGACGATGGTTGAGTGCAAATTCTATCTGCTCTATTTGTTCGTTTGACACGTCATCAAACGATGATGATTTTGGCAGATATTGACGGATTAAACCATTCGTATTTTCATTTCTAGCTCGCTGAATAGACTTGTAAGGATCAGCAAAATACGTCTCTATCCCGGCATCAGTAATTCTTTTGTGTTCGGAAAATTCTTTACCATTATCAAATGTCACACTATAAGCATGGCTCATTCGTAAACGATCTAACGCACAAGTAATCGTTTGAGAGGATGCTCTCGTTGATCCTAAATGAACAATATGTACATACAGGCTCTTTCGATCAACAAGGGTTAATAAAGCACCTTTATGATGTTTACCAATCACCGTGTCACCTTCGAAATCTCCTAAACGTTGTCGTTGATCAATGACCTGGTCTCGACAGTGAATACTTGTTTTATCAATGATTTGCCCCCTACGATCCGTGTTTTTGTAACCTCGTTTTCGATATTTCTTCTGATGCCTTAAGTGTAGATGGAGTTTACCGCCTTTTGATTTATCTTGATAAATGTACTGGTAAATCCACTCATGTGAAGGTACATCCAGCCAACCGCGTTGTGTTAAAGCACCTGAAATTTGTTCTGGTGACCAGTCCAAGCCAATTAAATAATCAATATAGGCGAAGGCAAATGCTGTCATTGATGAGGAAGGACGGTACCGTCTTTGACTTGCAAATTTAGCTGCCTGTTGAGCCCTATATCCACGTTGCCCAGTATTTCTTTTTAATTCACGGTAGATGGTTGATCGTGAACGCCCTAACTCCCGAGCAAGGTTAGCGATTGAGCTTTTACTTTTCAAAGTAGCATAAATTTCGTATCTTTCATCTTGAGAAAGTTGGGTGTATTTCTTCATTGTGTGCTTTCCAATTGCGAGTTGAAAAAGTCTAATGATTCTATGAATACACCTAACTTTTTCAACTAACTACAAATGTGTCGCACTTGGGATTTGGATCTGCGAGAACTAAACACCCTGAAATTAAAAACAAATTATGGGGGAATGCTTTGTGGTCGCCTAGTTATTTCGCTGCATCGTGTGGAGGTGCTCCCATTGGGATTATTAAACAATATATCCAACAACAGCAAACACCGCATTAGCAATCCTAGCTAATCCCCACAAGGGGGACTAGCGGATTGCAGCCTTATATCCCCGCCCTGAAGGGCGAGGTTTTACGGCTAAAGGGATAAAATTGTCAATTTTAAAATGCTTTTATACATCTCTAGCTTTTATGGGTAGACATGATTGATCCAGTTTAGTGGTAAGAAATATTTGTGATTGAGGAAAGGTGAAAATAAAAAAATGAAATTAATAACGAATAGTTGAAATTGTTTGTGAGTTTAAATTTTTTGGATATGGAGTTTTTAATTCTATTACTTTGATTTTGTTTCTGGTGAAGTAATGTATTTAATGAGATTTCAGGAAAATAATTTTTTTAAAAATAGAAGAAGGGTGGGGATTAATTAGTAAAAATAGAAAATAT is from Acinetobacter sp. ANC 7912 and encodes:
- a CDS encoding IS30-like element IS18 family transposase; protein product: MKKYTQLSQDERYEIYATLKSKSSIANLARELGRSRSTIYRELKRNTGQRGYRAQQAAKFASQRRYRPSSSMTAFAFAYIDYLIGLDWSPEQISGALTQRGWLDVPSHEWIYQYIYQDKSKGGKLHLHLRHQKKYRKRGYKNTDRRGQIIDKTSIHCRDQVIDQRQRLGDFEGDTVIGKHHKGALLTLVDRKSLYVHIVHLGSTRASSQTITCALDRLRMSHAYSVTFDNGKEFSEHKRITDAGIETYFADPYKSIQRARNENTNGLIRQYLPKSSSFDDVSNEQIEQIEFALNHRPRKTLGWYTPSEVMAGFYTVALAA